In one Spirosoma rigui genomic region, the following are encoded:
- a CDS encoding MFS transporter, translating into MNSSISLDQPHRNLFVRNLMTFFLNRQALVIGLVFASDSILFGSWVAHIPYVKAKLHLSDSELGLLLFAMPVGLLTMNPITGWVIARLGEARACFWSAVGLCVSICIPLNAPNPVILALGLFLLGVNAALINVAMNTCATNLERARGIVIMSSCHGMWSLGGLLGSGIAGAVIALHVSPPIHVMVMAGLVLLMTLALQSTLADIPSSSQTETGEKTGSSFVKPNRDLLLMILIGLALAMGEGAAFDWSAVYLRETLGASSQIAALGFGSFSLTMTSFRFLGDAIIPKIGAKRWLQIGGVLAASGLFFAIALPYPTTALIGFALLGAGCSLGAPILYAAALRVPGIPPAAGLATFATFSFIGFLAGPPVIGFVAEGFGLYYGLGFVAVILLISAWLSRIVNLF; encoded by the coding sequence ATGAATTCAAGTATATCGTTGGATCAGCCGCACCGGAATCTGTTCGTGCGGAACCTGATGACATTTTTCCTCAACAGGCAGGCGCTGGTTATTGGGCTGGTCTTTGCCTCCGACAGCATTCTATTTGGCAGCTGGGTAGCGCACATCCCCTACGTAAAAGCCAAATTGCACCTCTCTGATTCGGAGCTGGGGCTGCTCCTGTTTGCTATGCCCGTAGGTTTGCTGACCATGAATCCCATAACGGGCTGGGTCATTGCCAGACTCGGTGAAGCGCGGGCCTGTTTCTGGTCGGCGGTGGGGTTATGCGTGTCGATTTGTATTCCTCTCAACGCTCCCAATCCCGTTATTCTAGCGCTTGGCCTGTTTTTGCTGGGCGTCAACGCTGCGCTCATCAACGTAGCGATGAATACCTGCGCTACCAATCTGGAACGGGCACGGGGCATTGTCATCATGTCATCCTGCCACGGCATGTGGAGCTTGGGGGGACTGCTGGGGTCTGGTATTGCGGGAGCCGTTATTGCCCTGCACGTATCGCCCCCTATCCACGTCATGGTCATGGCTGGTCTGGTGTTACTGATGACCCTGGCCCTGCAATCGACGCTGGCCGACATACCTTCAAGCAGCCAGACCGAGACGGGTGAGAAGACGGGGTCATCGTTTGTGAAACCCAACCGCGACCTGCTGCTGATGATTCTGATTGGGCTGGCCCTGGCCATGGGCGAAGGCGCTGCTTTTGACTGGAGCGCCGTTTACCTGCGCGAAACACTCGGTGCCAGCAGCCAGATAGCAGCCCTCGGCTTCGGTAGTTTTTCGCTGACCATGACAAGCTTCCGTTTTCTGGGTGATGCCATTATTCCAAAAATTGGCGCTAAACGATGGCTGCAGATTGGTGGTGTGCTGGCCGCATCGGGTTTATTTTTCGCCATTGCCCTACCCTACCCGACAACGGCCCTTATCGGGTTTGCGTTGCTGGGAGCGGGCTGCTCGCTGGGAGCACCCATTCTGTATGCCGCAGCCCTGCGCGTACCCGGTATTCCACCGGCTGCGGGGCTGGCTACGTTTGCTACGTTTAGTTTTATCGGGTTTCTGGCCGGCCCACCCGTCATTGGCTTCGTTGCCGAAGGCTTTGGCCTGTATTATGGCCTGGGTTTTGTGGCGGTAATACTCCTGATCTCGGCCTGGCTATCCCGTATTGTTAATTTATTCTAA
- a CDS encoding metallophosphoesterase family protein: MHRRDVVRQMGAGLAALSISNRVTAYPTTPAPARALRIAHLTDVHVQPLVGAAKGFEKCLHHVQHMADKPDLIINGGDAIMEAHGRGQDSVRRQWNLYNDVLRSENALPLVSCIGNHDIWMRQETAAAFGAGRQWAMDELKLSKRYYSLDRNGWHIVVLDSVQPKADGSWYTACLDEEQFNWLADDLKATPATLPVLVVSHVPILAACVFFDGQRFSGDNWNVPSRWMHSDTVRITSLFREHPNVKAALSGHIHLVDRVDYAGVSYFCNGAVSGAWWFGNYHHTAAGYAVVDLYDDGTVRNSYVNY; the protein is encoded by the coding sequence ATGCACCGTCGCGACGTAGTCAGGCAAATGGGGGCTGGTCTGGCCGCCCTTTCCATCAGTAACCGGGTTACCGCCTACCCAACAACCCCAGCGCCCGCCCGGGCCCTGCGCATTGCTCACCTCACCGATGTTCACGTTCAGCCCCTCGTGGGCGCGGCCAAAGGGTTCGAGAAGTGCCTGCATCACGTGCAGCATATGGCCGATAAACCAGACCTGATCATCAACGGGGGCGATGCGATTATGGAAGCCCACGGGCGTGGTCAGGATAGTGTCCGGCGCCAGTGGAATCTGTATAATGACGTATTGCGCAGCGAAAACGCGCTACCTCTGGTAAGCTGCATCGGCAACCACGACATCTGGATGAGGCAGGAAACTGCAGCTGCATTCGGGGCTGGCCGGCAGTGGGCTATGGATGAGCTAAAACTGTCCAAACGGTATTACAGCCTCGACCGGAATGGCTGGCACATTGTGGTGCTGGACTCTGTTCAGCCCAAAGCCGACGGTAGCTGGTATACCGCCTGTCTGGACGAGGAGCAGTTCAACTGGCTTGCCGATGATCTGAAAGCAACGCCAGCTACCCTGCCAGTTTTGGTCGTTTCGCATGTGCCGATTCTGGCGGCCTGCGTATTCTTCGATGGGCAGCGTTTTTCGGGCGATAACTGGAACGTGCCGTCCCGCTGGATGCACAGCGATACGGTCCGGATCACCAGTCTGTTTCGCGAACACCCTAACGTTAAGGCCGCCCTCAGCGGCCATATTCATTTAGTCGACCGCGTCGACTATGCCGGTGTTTCGTACTTCTGCAATGGAGCCGTCAGTGGGGCCTGGTGGTTTGGCAATTACCATCATACCGCAGCCGGTTACGCCGTCGTCGATCTCTATGACGACGGCACCGTTCGCAATTCGTACGTCAACTACTGA
- a CDS encoding glycoside hydrolase family 5 protein: MQRRVFIQTSLAATAGLSQLSLAAPLALPEPKPNKLPRWRGFNLLEKFVAGKTGPEPAGPYKEQDFEMIADWGFNFVRLPMSYHCWATPDPAHWTKLDERVLKEVDQAVDFGKQHKLHVNLNLHRIPGYCVNPPAEPLNLWTDERALEAAVFHWKHLAERYKGRPNREVSFDLINEPNTDEASYVRVVTALVEGIRSVDPNRLIIADGLQYGNQPVARLASLKLAQSTRGYLPMNVSHCKAEWVPMLKDLPPPTWPATWMNTTWNAKTLKSFAIDPWKKLQKQGVGVHVGEWGCYNKTPHDVALQWMEDQLKLWKEAGWGWSLWNFRGAFGILNSERSDVTYKNYKGMQLDEKMLALLRDY, from the coding sequence ATGCAACGACGCGTATTCATTCAAACATCGCTGGCGGCAACAGCGGGTCTTAGTCAGCTTAGCCTGGCTGCACCGCTGGCCTTACCTGAGCCAAAGCCGAACAAGCTGCCACGCTGGCGGGGTTTCAACCTGCTCGAAAAATTCGTGGCGGGAAAAACCGGACCCGAACCGGCAGGACCCTATAAAGAGCAGGATTTTGAGATGATTGCCGACTGGGGCTTCAACTTCGTGCGGCTACCCATGTCGTACCATTGCTGGGCGACACCTGACCCGGCGCACTGGACGAAGCTGGACGAGCGGGTGCTGAAAGAAGTCGATCAGGCCGTGGATTTTGGTAAACAGCATAAACTCCACGTCAACCTGAACCTTCACCGCATTCCGGGCTACTGCGTTAATCCACCTGCCGAACCACTCAACCTCTGGACGGATGAGCGCGCGCTTGAGGCTGCCGTTTTCCACTGGAAACACCTCGCCGAACGCTACAAAGGACGGCCTAACCGGGAGGTGTCATTCGACCTTATCAACGAGCCGAATACGGACGAAGCGAGTTACGTACGGGTAGTCACGGCGCTGGTCGAAGGGATACGCTCCGTCGACCCGAACCGACTCATTATTGCCGATGGACTGCAGTATGGAAACCAACCGGTCGCCAGGCTGGCGAGCCTCAAACTAGCGCAGAGTACTCGGGGCTACCTGCCCATGAATGTCAGCCATTGTAAGGCGGAATGGGTACCTATGCTCAAGGATTTACCCCCGCCAACCTGGCCGGCTACCTGGATGAATACCACCTGGAACGCTAAAACGCTGAAATCTTTTGCTATCGATCCGTGGAAAAAACTTCAAAAGCAGGGCGTTGGCGTGCACGTTGGCGAATGGGGCTGTTACAATAAAACGCCCCATGACGTAGCACTTCAGTGGATGGAAGACCAGCTGAAGCTATGGAAGGAGGCTGGCTGGGGCTGGTCGCTGTGGAATTTCAGAGGGGCGTTTGGCATCCTGAACAGCGAGCGTAGCGATGTCACTTATAAGAACTACAAGGGTATGCAACTGGACGAAAAAATGCTGGCCCTGCTGCGTGATTATTGA
- a CDS encoding dihydrolipoyl dehydrogenase family protein translates to MKAHYDLIAIGAGSAGLGVAIAMKRLGFDVLLVDRYDHRIGGDCLNDGCVPSKALIHVSRLIHNAKRTAPFGWKVEGKTDLAAVMSYIRERQDVIRAHENADYLRNTEGLDVELGTARFVGKQDIEITREDGSSARTSAKNIVLCTGSKPITLDVEGIDKVTVYTNENIFSLNTLPNRLLVVGAGPIGIEMSQAFQRLGSQVTVVGSDDRILTKELPEVSELLQKRLVGEGVTIKLNRKLKAFADANTAKVELESGLTELIPFDVVLVAVGRTFAFDALDLPTAGIDLNEKGQLKLNDYLQTTNEHVFAAGDVAAGAPAGTRYFSHAAELHVSTLISNFITPGKVLDKKLDYDSFSWVTFTDPEVATFGLLEQELKERASTYERIEYDFAHDDRAIIEEYTYARLILFVTGGGLNPFGKKILGGTVIAPNAGELAQELILAVGQKLTAGDFFNKIYPYPTASRVNKSVWVDHIADGLPGVARKVVKLLY, encoded by the coding sequence ATGAAAGCACATTATGACCTGATTGCCATTGGGGCCGGCTCGGCCGGGCTGGGCGTCGCCATTGCTATGAAACGGCTTGGCTTCGACGTATTGCTTGTCGACCGTTACGACCACCGCATCGGGGGCGACTGCCTGAACGACGGCTGCGTACCGAGCAAAGCGCTGATCCACGTGAGCCGATTGATCCACAACGCCAAGCGTACCGCGCCGTTCGGCTGGAAGGTAGAAGGCAAGACCGATCTGGCGGCTGTGATGAGCTACATCCGGGAACGGCAGGACGTGATACGGGCGCACGAAAATGCCGACTACCTGCGCAATACTGAAGGGCTGGATGTTGAACTGGGCACCGCCCGGTTTGTGGGTAAACAGGATATAGAGATTACCCGGGAGGATGGATCAAGCGCGCGGACATCGGCCAAAAACATTGTTCTCTGTACGGGGTCGAAACCAATAACACTCGATGTGGAAGGTATCGACAAAGTAACCGTATACACCAACGAAAATATCTTCTCGCTCAATACCCTTCCCAACCGGTTGCTCGTTGTGGGGGCGGGGCCCATTGGCATTGAAATGAGCCAGGCCTTTCAGCGGCTCGGAAGTCAGGTGACCGTCGTGGGCAGCGACGACCGTATACTGACTAAAGAACTGCCGGAGGTGTCGGAACTGCTGCAAAAACGGCTGGTGGGGGAGGGCGTTACCATCAAACTTAACCGGAAATTGAAAGCCTTCGCCGATGCGAATACGGCTAAAGTGGAGCTGGAAAGCGGCCTGACGGAGCTGATTCCCTTCGACGTCGTGCTGGTTGCTGTTGGGCGGACTTTTGCGTTCGATGCCCTGGATTTGCCAACGGCCGGTATTGATCTGAACGAAAAAGGCCAGCTCAAACTCAATGACTACCTACAAACGACCAACGAACACGTGTTCGCGGCTGGCGACGTAGCGGCTGGTGCCCCCGCCGGGACCCGCTATTTCTCCCACGCGGCCGAACTGCACGTATCGACTCTGATTAGTAATTTTATTACGCCCGGAAAAGTGCTGGATAAGAAGCTGGACTACGACTCGTTTTCGTGGGTAACCTTCACCGATCCCGAAGTCGCTACTTTCGGATTACTGGAACAGGAACTGAAAGAACGTGCAAGTACGTATGAGCGTATTGAGTACGATTTTGCCCATGACGACCGGGCTATTATTGAGGAATACACTTACGCCCGGCTGATACTCTTTGTGACAGGTGGTGGCCTTAACCCATTCGGAAAAAAAATTCTGGGCGGTACCGTTATTGCTCCCAATGCGGGTGAGTTGGCGCAGGAGCTAATTCTGGCCGTGGGGCAAAAACTGACGGCCGGTGATTTTTTTAATAAAATATACCCCTATCCTACGGCCAGTCGCGTGAATAAATCAGTTTGGGTTGATCACATCGCTGACGGGCTGCCGGGCGTAGCCAGGAAAGTAGTAAAGTTACTGTATTGA
- a CDS encoding AraC family transcriptional regulator, translated as MKLQFEKIEPEAGSSFKVIHETKAKSCWVYWHYHPEYEIVYIPFGDGQRRVGTNVSSYEQGELIFIGPNLPHLNFSYGKEGQYEEIVVQLRDDFLGAPFLQAPELATVRRLFERGHMGLTFGLETKQRVGPWLAQMPEQSSFDRMLTLLRVLNELSVAPDAQPLHADGVHFDLNPKEQERFNRICQYVEQHYAEPVDVRAVADLASLTVPAFCRYFKRMTHLTFTDFVNEYRVNQARRLLHSARTVADVSADVGFNNLSHFNKTFRAVTGQTPSTYRKALVG; from the coding sequence ATGAAGCTCCAGTTTGAGAAGATTGAACCCGAAGCCGGCAGTTCGTTCAAGGTCATCCACGAAACAAAGGCTAAATCGTGTTGGGTGTACTGGCACTACCATCCAGAGTACGAAATTGTCTACATCCCGTTCGGAGACGGGCAGCGCCGGGTGGGGACCAACGTGTCGAGTTACGAACAGGGAGAGCTTATATTCATCGGACCCAATCTGCCGCATCTGAACTTTAGTTATGGTAAAGAAGGGCAATACGAAGAAATTGTGGTGCAGCTGCGCGACGATTTTCTGGGAGCGCCTTTCCTGCAGGCGCCCGAACTGGCTACGGTCCGGCGGTTGTTCGAGCGGGGGCACATGGGGCTCACGTTTGGGCTCGAAACAAAGCAACGGGTGGGACCTTGGCTGGCCCAGATGCCGGAACAATCGTCGTTCGACCGGATGCTGACGCTGCTACGGGTGCTGAACGAACTCTCTGTGGCACCGGACGCCCAGCCCCTGCACGCCGACGGCGTTCACTTCGATCTTAATCCGAAGGAACAGGAGCGTTTCAACCGGATCTGCCAGTATGTCGAACAGCACTATGCCGAACCCGTTGACGTGCGGGCCGTTGCCGATCTGGCCAGCCTGACCGTACCCGCTTTTTGCCGCTACTTCAAACGAATGACTCACCTGACGTTCACCGATTTTGTGAATGAGTACCGCGTCAATCAGGCCCGCAGGCTGCTCCACTCCGCCCGAACCGTTGCCGACGTCAGCGCCGATGTTGGCTTCAATAACCTGTCGCATTTCAACAAGACGTTCCGGGCGGTGACGGGCCAAACGCCAAGTACGTATCGAAAAGCGCTGGTAGGCTGA
- a CDS encoding HAD family hydrolase — translation MKAVIFDMDGVIVDTNPHHKTAWREYYQRYGKTLSDDDFVEHVSGKHNTHIVAHLFAGQTLTPDEITRLGNEKEALFRELYKPEIVAVSGLVDFLKSLKAAGIRTAVATSAPVENLDFVMEALDIRQYFDALLNESMVSHPKPDPEIYQKAMAELGVEPADSVIFEDSMTGIQAAKASGAAVVGLATTQTADELRPFVDDVIRDFTEMTPDRLRKLINVF, via the coding sequence ATGAAAGCAGTAATTTTTGATATGGATGGGGTTATCGTTGATACGAACCCGCACCACAAAACCGCCTGGCGTGAATACTACCAGCGCTACGGCAAAACCCTCAGTGACGACGATTTCGTTGAGCATGTCTCAGGCAAACACAATACTCATATTGTGGCTCACCTGTTTGCGGGCCAGACCCTGACGCCTGACGAGATAACGCGGCTCGGTAACGAGAAAGAAGCCCTGTTCCGGGAGTTGTACAAACCTGAAATCGTTGCCGTCAGTGGGCTGGTCGACTTTCTTAAATCGCTCAAAGCCGCTGGCATCCGCACCGCCGTTGCCACTTCAGCGCCGGTCGAAAACCTGGATTTCGTGATGGAAGCGCTCGACATCCGGCAGTACTTCGATGCCCTCCTGAACGAAAGCATGGTGAGCCACCCCAAGCCTGACCCGGAAATTTATCAGAAAGCCATGGCCGAACTGGGCGTTGAACCCGCCGACAGCGTCATTTTTGAAGACTCGATGACCGGCATTCAGGCGGCTAAAGCATCAGGCGCTGCCGTTGTTGGGCTGGCAACAACCCAGACAGCCGATGAGCTACGACCCTTCGTAGACGATGTAATTCGGGATTTCACCGAGATGACACCCGACCGGCTGCGGAAGCTGATTAACGTTTTTTAA
- a CDS encoding MOSC domain-containing protein → MQNINDLFDVFPRAGRVEWIGIRAERREPVLVVPSVAVSEKKGLIGDHYSGQSGNRHVTLMQAEHLPVVAAMTGRDTLDPGLVRRNVVVSGLNLLALKDHTIQIGDVLLKITGQCHPCSKMETILGPGGYNAMRGHGGMTAKVLKGGTIQVGDEVVVQAKEGTATNGDRS, encoded by the coding sequence GTGCAGAACATAAATGATTTATTCGACGTATTCCCCCGCGCCGGCCGGGTGGAATGGATTGGTATCCGGGCCGAACGGCGCGAGCCAGTACTGGTTGTGCCGTCGGTGGCCGTTTCCGAGAAGAAAGGGCTCATCGGCGATCACTACAGCGGGCAATCGGGCAACCGGCACGTTACGCTTATGCAGGCCGAGCACCTGCCTGTTGTGGCCGCGATGACCGGACGCGACACGCTTGATCCGGGCCTCGTTCGCCGGAATGTTGTGGTATCCGGCCTGAACCTGCTGGCGCTGAAAGACCACACGATTCAGATTGGCGATGTCTTGTTGAAGATAACTGGCCAGTGTCATCCCTGTTCCAAAATGGAAACCATACTCGGGCCGGGGGGGTACAATGCCATGCGCGGTCACGGGGGGATGACGGCAAAGGTGCTGAAAGGCGGTACCATTCAGGTAGGCGACGAGGTTGTGGTGCAGGCGAAGGAAGGTACGGCAACGAACGGAGACCGTAGCTGA
- a CDS encoding peptidase associated/transthyretin-like domain-containing protein yields MRYIFILVLLLVTAAGPGRTWAQGKYVIGTVLDQVSNKPVDRATVVNQRTRQRARTNTSGRFFLTIQPGDSLILTSQLYSRAAIRYDGSENPTIVARALPPMPYRVVDLAEVTVTAKRYEEVKREIQQILAEPTASKKVTGEQAFDRVADGAGITLLYEMFGKRPKSDRKAYVIMQQDRRHALATERLRLLIDQATDLKGDDIDRFVDFAELDDEFLLQATDYDLINTIQQLRNRFRNGFNRPSRIRADPEN; encoded by the coding sequence ATGCGCTATATCTTCATCCTTGTGCTGTTGCTGGTCACAGCTGCCGGACCAGGCCGGACGTGGGCGCAGGGGAAGTATGTGATTGGTACCGTTCTTGACCAGGTTTCCAACAAACCGGTCGATCGGGCTACGGTTGTGAACCAGCGTACCCGGCAGCGCGCCCGTACTAACACCAGCGGCCGCTTCTTTCTGACCATACAGCCCGGCGACTCGCTGATCCTGACCAGCCAGCTCTACAGCCGGGCCGCTATACGCTACGACGGTTCGGAAAACCCAACCATTGTGGCCCGCGCCTTACCGCCCATGCCCTACCGGGTGGTCGACCTCGCCGAGGTGACGGTGACCGCCAAGCGCTATGAAGAAGTGAAACGGGAAATTCAGCAGATCCTGGCAGAACCTACCGCGTCGAAAAAAGTCACCGGCGAACAGGCATTCGACCGGGTAGCCGACGGGGCGGGTATTACGCTGCTTTACGAGATGTTTGGCAAACGGCCCAAGTCCGACCGGAAGGCTTACGTGATCATGCAACAGGATCGTCGGCATGCCCTGGCAACGGAACGGCTGCGGCTGCTGATCGATCAGGCAACCGACCTGAAGGGCGACGATATCGATCGGTTTGTCGACTTTGCCGAGCTTGATGACGAATTTCTGCTTCAGGCCACCGACTACGATCTGATCAATACCATCCAGCAGCTTCGCAACCGCTTTCGTAACGGGTTTAACCGACCCAGCCGCATCAGGGCCGACCCGGAAAATTAA
- a CDS encoding LEA type 2 family protein: MKKGWTIALILLLLGVAGAYIWYSRLRSNAAAEGGAYDNTLKPRLEMSNATITNIDNDKIDMTVRMLIDNPLPVGFKASRLNYTVLMANTPIVQDTYEKAIEIKSGDSTYVTLPMKILVKKLMQVLETLDKKDIDSTTYTIRSTFDLDVPILGDRTFKTTIEKRLPTYYVPEIKIDDIDLGKVGLKRTDVAAKVRVINRNKFPYNFTDTHYSVIIDGKQISEGDQPEPILIKAQATTPVVFPVTIKPGQALSLIPDALFNKETTPYVINFQCRIVDKDNSPMFSNSKLTTQIKGTLADFKKLASDAADKKAAQKDAEKAEKKEERQEKREERKEERQERRDERKEAKNNA, from the coding sequence ATGAAAAAGGGATGGACTATTGCGCTGATACTGCTGCTGCTGGGTGTAGCGGGTGCTTATATCTGGTACAGCCGGTTGCGAAGCAACGCGGCTGCCGAAGGGGGGGCGTATGATAACACGCTCAAACCACGGCTGGAGATGAGCAACGCTACGATTACCAACATCGACAATGACAAGATCGACATGACCGTCCGGATGCTGATCGATAACCCACTGCCGGTTGGTTTCAAGGCAAGTCGGCTCAACTACACGGTACTCATGGCCAATACGCCCATTGTGCAGGATACGTATGAGAAAGCGATCGAGATCAAGTCGGGCGATAGCACCTACGTGACGCTGCCCATGAAAATACTGGTCAAAAAACTGATGCAGGTCCTGGAAACGCTCGACAAAAAAGACATCGACAGCACGACCTATACCATACGTAGTACGTTCGACCTCGATGTTCCCATTCTTGGCGATCGTACTTTCAAAACGACCATCGAAAAACGGTTGCCAACCTACTACGTGCCGGAGATAAAGATCGATGACATTGACCTGGGTAAAGTAGGGTTGAAGCGTACCGACGTTGCGGCTAAAGTACGGGTTATCAACAGGAACAAATTTCCGTACAACTTTACCGATACGCATTACTCGGTCATCATCGATGGCAAGCAAATTTCCGAAGGAGACCAGCCGGAACCCATTCTGATCAAGGCGCAGGCAACAACGCCGGTTGTGTTTCCCGTGACCATTAAACCGGGGCAGGCGCTCAGCCTGATACCCGACGCCCTGTTTAACAAAGAGACGACACCGTATGTCATCAATTTCCAGTGCAGGATCGTTGACAAGGACAACAGCCCAATGTTCAGCAACAGTAAGTTAACCACGCAGATCAAGGGAACCCTGGCCGATTTCAAGAAGCTGGCCAGTGACGCTGCCGATAAGAAAGCGGCCCAGAAAGATGCGGAGAAAGCCGAAAAGAAAGAAGAGCGGCAGGAGAAACGGGAAGAGCGTAAAGAAGAACGGCAGGAGCGCCGGGACGAACGTAAAGAGGCTAAAAACAACGCATGA
- the msrA gene encoding peptide-methionine (S)-S-oxide reductase MsrA, producing MKRIHLYVLSLLMLANCTLAQSSDYAPAKLPTPKAGEAVATFAGGCFWAMEEGMNQLKGVREVISGYAGGTVKNPTYEQVGTDQTGHAESVQVYYDPTVITYAQLLDAFFAGHDPTTLNRQGPDVGRDYRSVAFYRTPAEKAEIMAAIKRTNDSKHYPNRVVTEVTPFTVFYPAENYHQNYFALHPDQPYIQRVSLPKVEKLRKAMAGHLKNNTSLTMN from the coding sequence ATGAAACGAATTCATTTATACGTGCTTAGCCTGCTGATGCTGGCAAACTGCACACTGGCTCAATCGAGCGACTACGCACCGGCCAAACTACCTACGCCCAAAGCAGGCGAAGCGGTAGCCACCTTTGCGGGCGGTTGCTTCTGGGCAATGGAAGAAGGCATGAACCAGCTGAAGGGCGTTCGTGAAGTCATTTCAGGTTACGCCGGTGGTACCGTCAAGAATCCAACCTATGAGCAGGTCGGTACCGACCAGACCGGCCATGCCGAATCGGTTCAGGTCTATTACGATCCAACCGTCATTACCTACGCCCAGTTACTCGATGCCTTCTTTGCCGGGCATGATCCTACCACGCTTAACCGACAGGGTCCCGATGTAGGCCGCGATTACCGGTCTGTCGCTTTTTACCGCACTCCCGCCGAAAAAGCAGAAATTATGGCGGCCATCAAGCGCACCAACGACTCGAAACACTACCCCAACCGGGTTGTAACGGAGGTAACCCCGTTCACCGTTTTTTACCCGGCCGAGAACTACCACCAGAACTACTTTGCCCTCCACCCCGACCAGCCATATATCCAGCGGGTGTCGCTGCCAAAGGTCGAAAAATTACGCAAAGCAATGGCAGGTCACCTCAAAAACAATACGTCGTTAACGATGAATTAA
- a CDS encoding HD domain-containing protein, which translates to MNVAKAKQFVLKVLADELSATLYYHGLHHVLDVVDASERIARAESVTDAESLDLLQTAALFHDVGFLSTYKGHEEAGCTYVRRVLPDFDYTAAQIDAICGMIMATRIPQSPKTKLEEILCDADLDYLGRADFEPIAHSLYEELRTRAMVTDEQTWNRTQVSFLGSHHYWTPTAVATRQAAKERHLAVLRALVGV; encoded by the coding sequence ATGAACGTAGCCAAGGCTAAACAGTTTGTTTTAAAAGTGCTAGCCGACGAGCTTTCGGCCACCCTGTATTACCACGGTCTGCACCACGTGCTCGATGTGGTGGACGCGTCGGAACGGATTGCCCGGGCCGAATCGGTGACAGATGCCGAATCGCTCGACCTGCTTCAAACAGCCGCCCTGTTTCACGATGTCGGCTTTCTGTCGACTTACAAAGGGCACGAAGAAGCAGGGTGCACGTACGTTCGACGGGTGCTGCCTGACTTTGATTACACTGCCGCCCAGATCGATGCCATCTGCGGGATGATTATGGCAACCCGGATTCCGCAGTCACCCAAGACGAAACTAGAGGAAATTTTATGCGATGCTGACCTCGATTACCTGGGCCGCGCTGACTTTGAGCCAATCGCCCACTCCCTCTATGAGGAATTGAGGACCCGCGCCATGGTGACCGACGAACAGACCTGGAATCGAACCCAGGTCAGCTTTCTGGGAAGTCATCACTACTGGACACCCACAGCTGTTGCCACGCGGCAGGCGGCCAAAGAGCGACACCTGGCCGTACTGAGGGCATTAGTTGGGGTGTAG